A stretch of Polypterus senegalus isolate Bchr_013 chromosome 3, ASM1683550v1, whole genome shotgun sequence DNA encodes these proteins:
- the si:dkey-112a7.4 gene encoding uncharacterized protein si:dkey-112a7.4, translating into MLYCCANKPKKSDGPAESDEPQKSEERRKADGMYDAAGPRDRPEDAPPQAMAQPAAAEFHPEQLSFDSPQRRLGKRAPKLGVIGRSKKVVIEDEDLDDVMNNNGLFPLTLDLTPIS; encoded by the exons ATGCTGTATTGTTGTGCCAACAAGCCGAAGAAGAGCGACGGTCCAGCCGAAAGTGACGAGCCGCAGAAGTCAGAAGAGAGGCGCAAGGCGGACGGTATGTACGACGCAGCAGGGCCCCGTGACAGGCCAGAGGACGCACCGCCGCAAGCGATGGCACAACCAGCAGCTGCCGAGTTTCATCCGGAGCAGCTGAGCTTCGACTCTCCGCAGCGTCGACTGGGCAAGCGAGCTCCAAAGTTGGGAGTCATCGGACGCTCAAAGAAAG ttgtgATAGAAGATGAAGATTTGGACGATGTAATGAACAACAATGGCCTTTTTCCTTTGACCCTTGACCTGACACCTATTTCCTAA